One genomic window of Daphnia pulex isolate KAP4 chromosome 10, ASM2113471v1 includes the following:
- the LOC124205033 gene encoding mitogen-activated protein kinase kinase kinase 11-like isoform X2, with protein MPPLDASWKTRTQMESSKFASILPAGDGRRLRTGTTPNPSFNQQQLQQPASLNLTWTDSSSSGSHSRQKRLSTCTAQFDYDAQGEDELSLRRGQVVEILSKDAKISGDEGWWTGKIGDKVGIFPSNFVAEEESDRVSSHRHRRGNLFDEDDQPIEIDFRELQLEEVIGVGGFGKVYRGIWRNEVIAVKAARQDPDEDISLTLDNVRQEALVFWRLHHENIVALKGVCLQEPNLCLVMEYARGGPLNRVLTGRKIRPSVLVDWAIQIARGMNYLHNGAPISLIHRDLKSSNVLIAEPIENEDLQFKTLKITDFGLAREAYKTTRMSAAGTYAWMAPEVIKSSTFSKASDVWSYGIVLWEILTGETPYKGIDALAVAYGVAVKKLTLPIPTTCPAPWKNLMQMCWEPEAHDRPSFEKILMLLDEVARSPFAQTPHESFHTMQEDWKMEIEAMFDDIRVKEKELRCREEELRQAMLQQKLHEEHLKKREQELAEREIDLLERELNMMMIQQERAAAAAAPTPKKRKGKFKKSRLRLLKKDGGHHISMPTDFRHNLTVQQTEGGFMELRHPCSVLAGGDNVALPSDPSVDSSSTSTIARLKAIAFPADGVKGKTWGPSTVHQKERAHIRPVVERAEGHRQWSRSAPNLEKTQKGLLAAAAAAAAAAAAQSGHPSSLSTSSTLPDLDRMDNGSVPRPLPPGYVSGINGSSGNSSSDSKRSKGGLEYHLFNAAAMLAGVALGGDIRYSGVTMLHPSRPAQNRRASQQQDDEISDPRRWGYASAAGTLTNNEVAARLSSAIGDYELPLSQYAATAAAGTTTATPGGYSHNTYHGQVRHQRAPLIMDNPKPLRFIDNPPGPLYSQSALASYHQRRRSSNASNDSEAYSCGGFDSARMESSAYGAERSYEQYAYGYPSSSDHGRPPPHPASGHYSTTGDWNPTSYRGYGSEQIRAPESLHTYENTGNLNTSGNSRLSGRIYGAGNSANHRRTSSNVSNSSSGGTIGLANSSNVNPSFRLEDELDSVHVQTAATGGHPGRVAFDLDPRSTASPATSYRIARQNSLEMERPGTLGLEPPRLRSSLRKTNYSVVNVIGGSGSGNTSRVWNSSTGGGGSGGGSGGGTPTNPTPPDSMHSEDSSYVSAKETSSSQHSSVSAPRVRFSPVAASFSGDGRTLMDIPVQGQSQDYTIPLKAARPVRRDYLASRSSKSTLSELEREFL; from the exons ATGCCTCCTCTCGATGCCTCCTGGAAAACTCGAACCCAAATGGAATCGAGCAAGTTTGCCAGCATTTTGCCAGCTGGAGATGGGAGACGTCTTAGAACTGGCACAACTCCCAACCCTTCATTCAACCAACAACAGCTTCAACAGCCTGCGAGCCTAAATCTGACCTGGacagacagcagcagctcaggtAGTCACAGTAGACAAAAGAGACTGTCAACCTGTACAGCTCAGTTTGATTATGACGCTCAAGGAGAAGATGAGCTCAGCTTACGCAGAGGACAAGTGGTAGAGATCCTATCCAAGGATGCTAAGATATCTGGGGATGAAGGCTGGTGGACGGGTAAGATCGGTGACAAGGTGGGCATCTTTCCGTCAAATTTTGTtgccgaagaagaaagtgacCGCGTTTCCAGCCATCGCCACAGGAGAGGCAATCTCTTTGACGAGGATGACCAGCCGATTGAAATCGACTTTAGAGAACTACAGCTGGAAGAAGTTATCGGTGTTGGTGGATTTGGCAAAGTCTACCGCGGTATCTGGCGAAACGAAGTGATCGCCGTCAAAGCGGCTCGCCAAGATCCTGATGAAGACATCAGTCTCACCCTTGATAACGTCCGCCAAGAAGCCCTCGTCTTTTGGAGGCTACATCACGAGAATATCGTCGCTTTGAAGGGTGTCTGTCTACAG GAACCTAATTTATGTCTGGTGATGGAGTACGCTCGTGGTGGGCCGTTGAACCGAGTCCTTACCGGCCGCAAAATTCGTCCCAGCGTTTTGGTCGACTGGGCTATTCAGATCGCACGCGGAATGAATTACCTGCACAACGGGGCCCCGATCTCGCTCATTCACCGCGACTTAAAGTCGTCGAACG TGCTGATAGCGGAGCCGATAGAAAATGAGGACTTGCAGTTCAAAACGCTGAAGATCACGGACTTTGGACTGGCCCGCGAAGCGTACAAGACGACGCGTATGTCGGCGGCCGGTACCTATGCCTGGATGGCGCCGGAGGTCATCAAATCGTCTACCTTTTCTAAAGCATCTGATGTTTGGAGTTACGGCATTGTACTCTGGGAGATCCTGACGGGCGAAACGCCATACAAGGGCATCGACGCGCTGGCCGTCGCCTACGGCGTGGCCGTCAAGAAGCTCACGCTGCCCATTCCTACCACCTGCCCGGCGCCCTGGAAGAATCTCATGCAGA TGTGCTGGGAGCCTGAGGCTCACGATCGACCATCGTTTGAAAAGATCCTAATGCTCCTGGATGAAGTTGCTCGATCACCTTTCGCTCAAACCCCTCACGAGAGCTTCCACACGATGCAAGAAGattggaaaatggaaattgaagcCATGTTTGATGACATCCGagtcaaagaaaaa GAACTACGTTGTCGCGAGGAGGAATTGCGTCAAGCTATGCTCCAACAAAAGCTTCACGAAGAACATTTGAAGAAACGAGAACAG GAATTGGCGGAGCGAGAAATCGACCTGCTGGAACGTGAGCTGAACATGATGATGATCCAACAAGAACGCgccgctgctgcagctgccCCTACGccgaagaaaaggaaaggcaAATTCAAAAAGAGCCGGCTGAGATTGTTGAAAAAGGACGGCGGCCATCACATCTCCATGCCGACTG ACTTCCGGCATAACCTGACCGTTCAGCAGACGGAGGGTGGTTTCATGGAACTGCGTCACCCGTGTTCTGTGCTTGCTGGAGGCGACAACGTGGCCCTTCCATCGGATCCCTCCGTCGACAGCTCTTCCACTTCCACCATCGCTAGACTAAAGGCTATCGCAT TTCCGGCCGATGGAGTCAAAGGAAAAACTTGGGGCCCGAGTACGGTGCACCAGAAAGAACGAGCTCATATTCGGCCTGTCGTCGAGAGAGCTGAAGGGCACCGCCAGTGGAGTAGATCAGCACCAAATTTGGAGAAGACCCAAAAGGGATTATtggctgccgccgccgctgctgcagctgctgctgccgcccaAAGTGGCCATCCTTCCTCGCTCTCCACATCATCCACACTACCCGATTTAG ATCGGATGGATAACGGCTCCGTTCCGCGCCCTCTTCCCCCCGGTTATGTCTCTGGAATCAATGGCTCTTCTGGAAATAGTAGTTCAGATTCGAAACGATCTAAAGGCGGGTTAGAATATCACTTATTTAACGCTGCGGCCATGTTGGCCGGAGTGGCTTTGGGCGGAGACATCCGCTATTCCGGAGTAACAATGCTACACCCCAGTCGACCGGCACAGAATAGAAG AGCCAGTCAACAACAAGATGACGAAATATCAGATCCCAGACGGTGGGGTTACGCAAGTGCTGCCGGTACGTTGACAAATAATGAAGTAGCAGCACGTCTGTCTTCCGCTATTGGAGATTACGAATTGCCGTTGTCTCAATACGCTGCGACGGCCGCGGCTGGGACGACAACAGCAACGCCTGGAGGATATTCGCACAACACGTACCACGGGCAGGTGCGACACCAACGAGCGCCACTGATCATGGACAACCCCAAACCACTCCGGTTCATTGATAATCCACCGGGACCATTGTATTCACAATCCGCCTTGGCTTCTTACCACCAAAGAAGACGATCCTCCAATGCCAGTAACGATAGCGAG GCTTATTCTTGTGGTGGTTTCGATTCTGCTCGGATGGAGAGCAGTGCTTACGGTGCGGAACGATCGTATGAACAGTACGCTTATGGTTATCCGAGTAGCAGTGATCACGGTCGACCACCACCTCATCCCGCATCAGGTCATTATTCCACCACTGGCGACTGGAATCCGACGTCTTATCGAGGATACGGAAGTGAACAG ATTCGCGCCCCGGAAAGCTTACACACGTACGAAAATACAGGGAATCTCAACACGAGTGGCAATAGTCGTTTGTCCGGCAGAATTTATGGAGCCGGCAACAGCGCCAATCATCGTAGAACATCGTCGAACGTGTCAAACTCTTCGAGCGGCGGCACCATTGGCTTAGCTAATAGTTCGAACGTTAACCCCAGTTTCCGGCTGGAAGACGAACTGGATTCGGTACACGTTCAGACGGCTGCAACGGGTGGACATCCGGGTCGTGTGGCTTTCGATTTAGATCCTCGTTCTACTGCCTCTCCCGCCACATCGTATCGAATTGCTCGTCAAAATTCGTTGGAAATGGAACGGCCTGGCACAttg GGTTTAGAACCACCGCGACTTAGATCCAGTTTAAGGAAGACCAATTATTCTGTAGTTAACGTGATCGGGGGAAGTGGGAGCGGGAATACTAGCCGGGTGTGGAATTCATCCACCGGTGGCGGAGGGAGCGGCGGAGGATCAGGTGGAGGCACTCCAACCAACCCTACTCCTCCCGATTCTATGCATAGCGAAGACAGCAGTTACGTATCGGCCAAAGAGACGAGTTCGTCACAACATTCTAGCGTTTCAGCTCCACGCGTCCGTTTCTCACCGGTGGCCGCCTCGTTCAGCGGCGACGGGCGCACCCTCATGGACATTCCGGTTCAGGGTCAAAGTCAGGACTACACCATTCCTCTGAAG GCTGCGAGACCAGTGCGTCGCGACTACCTCGCTTCGCGATCATCCAAGTCAACCTTGAGCGAACTGGAACGCGAATTCTTGTGA
- the LOC124205033 gene encoding mitogen-activated protein kinase kinase kinase 11-like isoform X1: MPPLDASWKTRTQMESSKFASILPAGDGRRLRTGTTPNPSFNQQQLQQPASLNLTWTDSSSSGSHSRQKRLSTCTAQFDYDAQGEDELSLRRGQVVEILSKDAKISGDEGWWTGKIGDKVGIFPSNFVAEEESDRVSSHRHRRGNLFDEDDQPIEIDFRELQLEEVIGVGGFGKVYRGIWRNEVIAVKAARQDPDEDISLTLDNVRQEALVFWRLHHENIVALKGVCLQEPNLCLVMEYARGGPLNRVLTGRKIRPSVLVDWAIQIARGMNYLHNGAPISLIHRDLKSSNVLIAEPIENEDLQFKTLKITDFGLAREAYKTTRMSAAGTYAWMAPEVIKSSTFSKASDVWSYGIVLWEILTGETPYKGIDALAVAYGVAVKKLTLPIPTTCPAPWKNLMQMCWEPEAHDRPSFEKILMLLDEVARSPFAQTPHESFHTMQEDWKMEIEAMFDDIRVKEKELRCREEELRQAMLQQKLHEEHLKKREQELAEREIDLLERELNMMMIQQERAAAAAAPTPKKRKGKFKKSRLRLLKKDGGHHISMPTDFRHNITIQLTPSRAELNRLQVQMQNDFRHNLTVQQTEGGFMELRHPCSVLAGGDNVALPSDPSVDSSSTSTIARLKAIAFPADGVKGKTWGPSTVHQKERAHIRPVVERAEGHRQWSRSAPNLEKTQKGLLAAAAAAAAAAAAQSGHPSSLSTSSTLPDLDRMDNGSVPRPLPPGYVSGINGSSGNSSSDSKRSKGGLEYHLFNAAAMLAGVALGGDIRYSGVTMLHPSRPAQNRRASQQQDDEISDPRRWGYASAAGTLTNNEVAARLSSAIGDYELPLSQYAATAAAGTTTATPGGYSHNTYHGQVRHQRAPLIMDNPKPLRFIDNPPGPLYSQSALASYHQRRRSSNASNDSEAYSCGGFDSARMESSAYGAERSYEQYAYGYPSSSDHGRPPPHPASGHYSTTGDWNPTSYRGYGSEQIRAPESLHTYENTGNLNTSGNSRLSGRIYGAGNSANHRRTSSNVSNSSSGGTIGLANSSNVNPSFRLEDELDSVHVQTAATGGHPGRVAFDLDPRSTASPATSYRIARQNSLEMERPGTLGLEPPRLRSSLRKTNYSVVNVIGGSGSGNTSRVWNSSTGGGGSGGGSGGGTPTNPTPPDSMHSEDSSYVSAKETSSSQHSSVSAPRVRFSPVAASFSGDGRTLMDIPVQGQSQDYTIPLKAARPVRRDYLASRSSKSTLSELEREFL, translated from the exons ATGCCTCCTCTCGATGCCTCCTGGAAAACTCGAACCCAAATGGAATCGAGCAAGTTTGCCAGCATTTTGCCAGCTGGAGATGGGAGACGTCTTAGAACTGGCACAACTCCCAACCCTTCATTCAACCAACAACAGCTTCAACAGCCTGCGAGCCTAAATCTGACCTGGacagacagcagcagctcaggtAGTCACAGTAGACAAAAGAGACTGTCAACCTGTACAGCTCAGTTTGATTATGACGCTCAAGGAGAAGATGAGCTCAGCTTACGCAGAGGACAAGTGGTAGAGATCCTATCCAAGGATGCTAAGATATCTGGGGATGAAGGCTGGTGGACGGGTAAGATCGGTGACAAGGTGGGCATCTTTCCGTCAAATTTTGTtgccgaagaagaaagtgacCGCGTTTCCAGCCATCGCCACAGGAGAGGCAATCTCTTTGACGAGGATGACCAGCCGATTGAAATCGACTTTAGAGAACTACAGCTGGAAGAAGTTATCGGTGTTGGTGGATTTGGCAAAGTCTACCGCGGTATCTGGCGAAACGAAGTGATCGCCGTCAAAGCGGCTCGCCAAGATCCTGATGAAGACATCAGTCTCACCCTTGATAACGTCCGCCAAGAAGCCCTCGTCTTTTGGAGGCTACATCACGAGAATATCGTCGCTTTGAAGGGTGTCTGTCTACAG GAACCTAATTTATGTCTGGTGATGGAGTACGCTCGTGGTGGGCCGTTGAACCGAGTCCTTACCGGCCGCAAAATTCGTCCCAGCGTTTTGGTCGACTGGGCTATTCAGATCGCACGCGGAATGAATTACCTGCACAACGGGGCCCCGATCTCGCTCATTCACCGCGACTTAAAGTCGTCGAACG TGCTGATAGCGGAGCCGATAGAAAATGAGGACTTGCAGTTCAAAACGCTGAAGATCACGGACTTTGGACTGGCCCGCGAAGCGTACAAGACGACGCGTATGTCGGCGGCCGGTACCTATGCCTGGATGGCGCCGGAGGTCATCAAATCGTCTACCTTTTCTAAAGCATCTGATGTTTGGAGTTACGGCATTGTACTCTGGGAGATCCTGACGGGCGAAACGCCATACAAGGGCATCGACGCGCTGGCCGTCGCCTACGGCGTGGCCGTCAAGAAGCTCACGCTGCCCATTCCTACCACCTGCCCGGCGCCCTGGAAGAATCTCATGCAGA TGTGCTGGGAGCCTGAGGCTCACGATCGACCATCGTTTGAAAAGATCCTAATGCTCCTGGATGAAGTTGCTCGATCACCTTTCGCTCAAACCCCTCACGAGAGCTTCCACACGATGCAAGAAGattggaaaatggaaattgaagcCATGTTTGATGACATCCGagtcaaagaaaaa GAACTACGTTGTCGCGAGGAGGAATTGCGTCAAGCTATGCTCCAACAAAAGCTTCACGAAGAACATTTGAAGAAACGAGAACAG GAATTGGCGGAGCGAGAAATCGACCTGCTGGAACGTGAGCTGAACATGATGATGATCCAACAAGAACGCgccgctgctgcagctgccCCTACGccgaagaaaaggaaaggcaAATTCAAAAAGAGCCGGCTGAGATTGTTGAAAAAGGACGGCGGCCATCACATCTCCATGCCGACTG actttCGCCACAATATAACGATACAGTTGACGCCCTCGCGTGCCGAGCTTAACCGGCTCCAAGTTCAAATGCAAAATG ACTTCCGGCATAACCTGACCGTTCAGCAGACGGAGGGTGGTTTCATGGAACTGCGTCACCCGTGTTCTGTGCTTGCTGGAGGCGACAACGTGGCCCTTCCATCGGATCCCTCCGTCGACAGCTCTTCCACTTCCACCATCGCTAGACTAAAGGCTATCGCAT TTCCGGCCGATGGAGTCAAAGGAAAAACTTGGGGCCCGAGTACGGTGCACCAGAAAGAACGAGCTCATATTCGGCCTGTCGTCGAGAGAGCTGAAGGGCACCGCCAGTGGAGTAGATCAGCACCAAATTTGGAGAAGACCCAAAAGGGATTATtggctgccgccgccgctgctgcagctgctgctgccgcccaAAGTGGCCATCCTTCCTCGCTCTCCACATCATCCACACTACCCGATTTAG ATCGGATGGATAACGGCTCCGTTCCGCGCCCTCTTCCCCCCGGTTATGTCTCTGGAATCAATGGCTCTTCTGGAAATAGTAGTTCAGATTCGAAACGATCTAAAGGCGGGTTAGAATATCACTTATTTAACGCTGCGGCCATGTTGGCCGGAGTGGCTTTGGGCGGAGACATCCGCTATTCCGGAGTAACAATGCTACACCCCAGTCGACCGGCACAGAATAGAAG AGCCAGTCAACAACAAGATGACGAAATATCAGATCCCAGACGGTGGGGTTACGCAAGTGCTGCCGGTACGTTGACAAATAATGAAGTAGCAGCACGTCTGTCTTCCGCTATTGGAGATTACGAATTGCCGTTGTCTCAATACGCTGCGACGGCCGCGGCTGGGACGACAACAGCAACGCCTGGAGGATATTCGCACAACACGTACCACGGGCAGGTGCGACACCAACGAGCGCCACTGATCATGGACAACCCCAAACCACTCCGGTTCATTGATAATCCACCGGGACCATTGTATTCACAATCCGCCTTGGCTTCTTACCACCAAAGAAGACGATCCTCCAATGCCAGTAACGATAGCGAG GCTTATTCTTGTGGTGGTTTCGATTCTGCTCGGATGGAGAGCAGTGCTTACGGTGCGGAACGATCGTATGAACAGTACGCTTATGGTTATCCGAGTAGCAGTGATCACGGTCGACCACCACCTCATCCCGCATCAGGTCATTATTCCACCACTGGCGACTGGAATCCGACGTCTTATCGAGGATACGGAAGTGAACAG ATTCGCGCCCCGGAAAGCTTACACACGTACGAAAATACAGGGAATCTCAACACGAGTGGCAATAGTCGTTTGTCCGGCAGAATTTATGGAGCCGGCAACAGCGCCAATCATCGTAGAACATCGTCGAACGTGTCAAACTCTTCGAGCGGCGGCACCATTGGCTTAGCTAATAGTTCGAACGTTAACCCCAGTTTCCGGCTGGAAGACGAACTGGATTCGGTACACGTTCAGACGGCTGCAACGGGTGGACATCCGGGTCGTGTGGCTTTCGATTTAGATCCTCGTTCTACTGCCTCTCCCGCCACATCGTATCGAATTGCTCGTCAAAATTCGTTGGAAATGGAACGGCCTGGCACAttg GGTTTAGAACCACCGCGACTTAGATCCAGTTTAAGGAAGACCAATTATTCTGTAGTTAACGTGATCGGGGGAAGTGGGAGCGGGAATACTAGCCGGGTGTGGAATTCATCCACCGGTGGCGGAGGGAGCGGCGGAGGATCAGGTGGAGGCACTCCAACCAACCCTACTCCTCCCGATTCTATGCATAGCGAAGACAGCAGTTACGTATCGGCCAAAGAGACGAGTTCGTCACAACATTCTAGCGTTTCAGCTCCACGCGTCCGTTTCTCACCGGTGGCCGCCTCGTTCAGCGGCGACGGGCGCACCCTCATGGACATTCCGGTTCAGGGTCAAAGTCAGGACTACACCATTCCTCTGAAG GCTGCGAGACCAGTGCGTCGCGACTACCTCGCTTCGCGATCATCCAAGTCAACCTTGAGCGAACTGGAACGCGAATTCTTGTGA
- the LOC124205033 gene encoding mitogen-activated protein kinase kinase kinase 11-like isoform X3, producing the protein MPPLDASWKTRTQMESSKFASILPAGDGRRLRTGTTPNPSFNQQQLQQPASLNLTWTDSSSSGSHSRQKRLSTCTAQFDYDAQGEDELSLRRGQVVEILSKDAKISGDEGWWTGKIGDKVGIFPSNFVAEEESDRVSSHRHRRGNLFDEDDQPIEIDFRELQLEEVIGVGGFGKVYRGIWRNEVIAVKAARQDPDEDISLTLDNVRQEALVFWRLHHENIVALKGVCLQEPNLCLVMEYARGGPLNRVLTGRKIRPSVLVDWAIQIARGMNYLHNGAPISLIHRDLKSSNVLIAEPIENEDLQFKTLKITDFGLAREAYKTTRMSAAGTYAWMAPEVIKSSTFSKASDVWSYGIVLWEILTGETPYKGIDALAVAYGVAVKKLTLPIPTTCPAPWKNLMQMCWEPEAHDRPSFEKILMLLDEVARSPFAQTPHESFHTMQEDWKMEIEAMFDDIRVKEKELRCREEELRQAMLQQKLHEEHLKKREQELAEREIDLLERELNMMMIQQERAAAAAAPTPKKRKGKFKKSRLRLLKKDGGHHISMPTDFRHNITIQLTPSRAELNRLQVQMQNVPADGVKGKTWGPSTVHQKERAHIRPVVERAEGHRQWSRSAPNLEKTQKGLLAAAAAAAAAAAAQSGHPSSLSTSSTLPDLDRMDNGSVPRPLPPGYVSGINGSSGNSSSDSKRSKGGLEYHLFNAAAMLAGVALGGDIRYSGVTMLHPSRPAQNRRASQQQDDEISDPRRWGYASAAGTLTNNEVAARLSSAIGDYELPLSQYAATAAAGTTTATPGGYSHNTYHGQVRHQRAPLIMDNPKPLRFIDNPPGPLYSQSALASYHQRRRSSNASNDSEAYSCGGFDSARMESSAYGAERSYEQYAYGYPSSSDHGRPPPHPASGHYSTTGDWNPTSYRGYGSEQIRAPESLHTYENTGNLNTSGNSRLSGRIYGAGNSANHRRTSSNVSNSSSGGTIGLANSSNVNPSFRLEDELDSVHVQTAATGGHPGRVAFDLDPRSTASPATSYRIARQNSLEMERPGTLGLEPPRLRSSLRKTNYSVVNVIGGSGSGNTSRVWNSSTGGGGSGGGSGGGTPTNPTPPDSMHSEDSSYVSAKETSSSQHSSVSAPRVRFSPVAASFSGDGRTLMDIPVQGQSQDYTIPLKAARPVRRDYLASRSSKSTLSELEREFL; encoded by the exons ATGCCTCCTCTCGATGCCTCCTGGAAAACTCGAACCCAAATGGAATCGAGCAAGTTTGCCAGCATTTTGCCAGCTGGAGATGGGAGACGTCTTAGAACTGGCACAACTCCCAACCCTTCATTCAACCAACAACAGCTTCAACAGCCTGCGAGCCTAAATCTGACCTGGacagacagcagcagctcaggtAGTCACAGTAGACAAAAGAGACTGTCAACCTGTACAGCTCAGTTTGATTATGACGCTCAAGGAGAAGATGAGCTCAGCTTACGCAGAGGACAAGTGGTAGAGATCCTATCCAAGGATGCTAAGATATCTGGGGATGAAGGCTGGTGGACGGGTAAGATCGGTGACAAGGTGGGCATCTTTCCGTCAAATTTTGTtgccgaagaagaaagtgacCGCGTTTCCAGCCATCGCCACAGGAGAGGCAATCTCTTTGACGAGGATGACCAGCCGATTGAAATCGACTTTAGAGAACTACAGCTGGAAGAAGTTATCGGTGTTGGTGGATTTGGCAAAGTCTACCGCGGTATCTGGCGAAACGAAGTGATCGCCGTCAAAGCGGCTCGCCAAGATCCTGATGAAGACATCAGTCTCACCCTTGATAACGTCCGCCAAGAAGCCCTCGTCTTTTGGAGGCTACATCACGAGAATATCGTCGCTTTGAAGGGTGTCTGTCTACAG GAACCTAATTTATGTCTGGTGATGGAGTACGCTCGTGGTGGGCCGTTGAACCGAGTCCTTACCGGCCGCAAAATTCGTCCCAGCGTTTTGGTCGACTGGGCTATTCAGATCGCACGCGGAATGAATTACCTGCACAACGGGGCCCCGATCTCGCTCATTCACCGCGACTTAAAGTCGTCGAACG TGCTGATAGCGGAGCCGATAGAAAATGAGGACTTGCAGTTCAAAACGCTGAAGATCACGGACTTTGGACTGGCCCGCGAAGCGTACAAGACGACGCGTATGTCGGCGGCCGGTACCTATGCCTGGATGGCGCCGGAGGTCATCAAATCGTCTACCTTTTCTAAAGCATCTGATGTTTGGAGTTACGGCATTGTACTCTGGGAGATCCTGACGGGCGAAACGCCATACAAGGGCATCGACGCGCTGGCCGTCGCCTACGGCGTGGCCGTCAAGAAGCTCACGCTGCCCATTCCTACCACCTGCCCGGCGCCCTGGAAGAATCTCATGCAGA TGTGCTGGGAGCCTGAGGCTCACGATCGACCATCGTTTGAAAAGATCCTAATGCTCCTGGATGAAGTTGCTCGATCACCTTTCGCTCAAACCCCTCACGAGAGCTTCCACACGATGCAAGAAGattggaaaatggaaattgaagcCATGTTTGATGACATCCGagtcaaagaaaaa GAACTACGTTGTCGCGAGGAGGAATTGCGTCAAGCTATGCTCCAACAAAAGCTTCACGAAGAACATTTGAAGAAACGAGAACAG GAATTGGCGGAGCGAGAAATCGACCTGCTGGAACGTGAGCTGAACATGATGATGATCCAACAAGAACGCgccgctgctgcagctgccCCTACGccgaagaaaaggaaaggcaAATTCAAAAAGAGCCGGCTGAGATTGTTGAAAAAGGACGGCGGCCATCACATCTCCATGCCGACTG actttCGCCACAATATAACGATACAGTTGACGCCCTCGCGTGCCGAGCTTAACCGGCTCCAAGTTCAAATGCAAAATG TTCCGGCCGATGGAGTCAAAGGAAAAACTTGGGGCCCGAGTACGGTGCACCAGAAAGAACGAGCTCATATTCGGCCTGTCGTCGAGAGAGCTGAAGGGCACCGCCAGTGGAGTAGATCAGCACCAAATTTGGAGAAGACCCAAAAGGGATTATtggctgccgccgccgctgctgcagctgctgctgccgcccaAAGTGGCCATCCTTCCTCGCTCTCCACATCATCCACACTACCCGATTTAG ATCGGATGGATAACGGCTCCGTTCCGCGCCCTCTTCCCCCCGGTTATGTCTCTGGAATCAATGGCTCTTCTGGAAATAGTAGTTCAGATTCGAAACGATCTAAAGGCGGGTTAGAATATCACTTATTTAACGCTGCGGCCATGTTGGCCGGAGTGGCTTTGGGCGGAGACATCCGCTATTCCGGAGTAACAATGCTACACCCCAGTCGACCGGCACAGAATAGAAG AGCCAGTCAACAACAAGATGACGAAATATCAGATCCCAGACGGTGGGGTTACGCAAGTGCTGCCGGTACGTTGACAAATAATGAAGTAGCAGCACGTCTGTCTTCCGCTATTGGAGATTACGAATTGCCGTTGTCTCAATACGCTGCGACGGCCGCGGCTGGGACGACAACAGCAACGCCTGGAGGATATTCGCACAACACGTACCACGGGCAGGTGCGACACCAACGAGCGCCACTGATCATGGACAACCCCAAACCACTCCGGTTCATTGATAATCCACCGGGACCATTGTATTCACAATCCGCCTTGGCTTCTTACCACCAAAGAAGACGATCCTCCAATGCCAGTAACGATAGCGAG GCTTATTCTTGTGGTGGTTTCGATTCTGCTCGGATGGAGAGCAGTGCTTACGGTGCGGAACGATCGTATGAACAGTACGCTTATGGTTATCCGAGTAGCAGTGATCACGGTCGACCACCACCTCATCCCGCATCAGGTCATTATTCCACCACTGGCGACTGGAATCCGACGTCTTATCGAGGATACGGAAGTGAACAG ATTCGCGCCCCGGAAAGCTTACACACGTACGAAAATACAGGGAATCTCAACACGAGTGGCAATAGTCGTTTGTCCGGCAGAATTTATGGAGCCGGCAACAGCGCCAATCATCGTAGAACATCGTCGAACGTGTCAAACTCTTCGAGCGGCGGCACCATTGGCTTAGCTAATAGTTCGAACGTTAACCCCAGTTTCCGGCTGGAAGACGAACTGGATTCGGTACACGTTCAGACGGCTGCAACGGGTGGACATCCGGGTCGTGTGGCTTTCGATTTAGATCCTCGTTCTACTGCCTCTCCCGCCACATCGTATCGAATTGCTCGTCAAAATTCGTTGGAAATGGAACGGCCTGGCACAttg GGTTTAGAACCACCGCGACTTAGATCCAGTTTAAGGAAGACCAATTATTCTGTAGTTAACGTGATCGGGGGAAGTGGGAGCGGGAATACTAGCCGGGTGTGGAATTCATCCACCGGTGGCGGAGGGAGCGGCGGAGGATCAGGTGGAGGCACTCCAACCAACCCTACTCCTCCCGATTCTATGCATAGCGAAGACAGCAGTTACGTATCGGCCAAAGAGACGAGTTCGTCACAACATTCTAGCGTTTCAGCTCCACGCGTCCGTTTCTCACCGGTGGCCGCCTCGTTCAGCGGCGACGGGCGCACCCTCATGGACATTCCGGTTCAGGGTCAAAGTCAGGACTACACCATTCCTCTGAAG GCTGCGAGACCAGTGCGTCGCGACTACCTCGCTTCGCGATCATCCAAGTCAACCTTGAGCGAACTGGAACGCGAATTCTTGTGA